In one Umezawaea sp. Da 62-37 genomic region, the following are encoded:
- a CDS encoding MarR family transcriptional regulator translates to MVNDEAPLDDPLLTTFGHLIEVSGRLQRTLGQVLEERESLPLGWLEVLLRLARSEDGQLAMGVLATQIVLTTGGVTRLVDRMESAGYVERRPCPDDRRVLFAGITGAGMRKLEGVAGLHAEGLHQAFAVFTAKEVVTFDRLLAKLKATTEL, encoded by the coding sequence GTGGTGAACGACGAGGCCCCGCTGGACGATCCCCTGCTCACGACCTTCGGCCACCTCATCGAGGTGTCGGGCAGGCTCCAGCGAACACTCGGGCAGGTGTTGGAGGAGCGCGAGTCGCTGCCGTTGGGGTGGCTCGAAGTGCTGTTGCGACTGGCCCGTTCCGAGGACGGCCAGTTGGCCATGGGCGTGCTCGCCACCCAGATCGTGCTCACCACCGGAGGCGTCACCCGGCTCGTCGACCGCATGGAATCGGCGGGGTACGTCGAGCGCAGGCCGTGCCCGGACGACCGGCGGGTGCTGTTCGCGGGCATCACCGGGGCCGGGATGCGCAAGCTGGAAGGCGTCGCGGGGCTGCACGCCGAGGGCCTGCACCAGGCGTTCGCCGTGTTCACGGCCAAGGAGGTCGTCACCTTCGACCGCTTGCTGGCCAAGCTCAAGGCCACGACGGAACTCTGA
- a CDS encoding nucleotide disphospho-sugar-binding domain-containing protein produces MDQRDVPGYVTEVFASILPRVFVADLTPVVERVRPELVVHEFGNPGAGLVARVAGVPALCHGYGITAEEFPGAEELVGRLAGELGVEVEPTFRLGNRLIDLCPPSMLQSTAERIELRPVPFAEPGELALPEGDRPLVYLTLGTAFGRVEVLRTAIDALAVLNVRVLVAAGPRVDEKLLGAVPDNVTIRSWVPQADLLAHVDLVVHHGGSGTTLGALVNGVPQLLLPQGADQFRNTEAVEKASAGAGLSREEFGGEAVTTLARSLLADDGVRDAARIAAAEIAEMASPEDVADQLHTYAG; encoded by the coding sequence ATGGATCAGCGGGATGTGCCGGGATATGTGACGGAGGTGTTCGCGTCGATCCTGCCGAGGGTGTTCGTCGCCGATCTGACGCCGGTCGTGGAGCGGGTGCGGCCGGAACTGGTGGTGCATGAGTTCGGGAATCCTGGTGCGGGGTTGGTCGCGCGGGTGGCTGGGGTGCCCGCGTTGTGCCATGGGTACGGGATCACGGCGGAGGAGTTTCCCGGTGCGGAGGAGTTGGTCGGGCGGTTGGCCGGTGAGCTGGGTGTCGAGGTGGAGCCGACGTTCCGGTTGGGCAATCGGTTGATCGATCTGTGCCCGCCGTCGATGTTGCAGTCGACGGCCGAGCGGATCGAGTTGCGTCCGGTGCCGTTCGCGGAGCCGGGTGAATTGGCACTGCCAGAGGGTGACAGGCCGCTGGTGTACCTGACGCTGGGAACCGCGTTCGGCAGGGTGGAGGTGCTGCGGACCGCGATCGACGCCCTCGCCGTGCTGAACGTGCGGGTCCTGGTCGCGGCGGGTCCGCGGGTCGATGAGAAGTTGCTGGGCGCGGTTCCGGACAACGTGACCATCCGCTCGTGGGTTCCCCAGGCCGACCTGCTGGCGCATGTGGACCTGGTGGTGCACCACGGCGGCAGCGGCACGACGCTCGGGGCGCTGGTGAACGGTGTGCCGCAACTCCTGCTGCCGCAGGGCGCGGACCAGTTCCGGAACACCGAGGCCGTGGAGAAGGCCAGTGCGGGTGCGGGGTTGTCGCGTGAGGAGTTCGGGGGTGAGGCGGTGACGACGTTGGCGAGGTCGCTGCTGGCCGACGACGGGGTGCGGGACGCGGCGCGGATCGCGGCGGCGGAGATCGCGGAGATGGCGTCTCCGGAGGACGTGGCCGATCAACTGCACACGTACGCGGGCTGA